A single genomic interval of uncultured Desulfobacter sp. harbors:
- a CDS encoding DNA methylase encodes MERLLELETLIGHNQESFYKIGQALKEIRDNRLYTQALFESFEAYTRERWDMGKSHAYRLIKFYEVIYNLSPIGDRLPANESQARPLTQLDSIEQRRIWKAIINSGMELTARNIKKFIESQKTVSVSKPDLTDQITNEYMAIVKAMLEQVRVAQHDHWQKTSRQAALLWHRVIYEKIVSKGADNG; translated from the coding sequence ATGGAACGGCTGCTTGAGCTTGAAACCCTGATTGGCCACAATCAGGAAAGTTTTTACAAAATCGGCCAAGCCTTGAAGGAAATTCGTGATAATCGTTTGTACACGCAGGCTCTGTTTGAATCATTCGAAGCATACACAAGGGAGCGTTGGGATATGGGTAAATCCCATGCCTACCGCCTGATCAAATTCTATGAAGTTATCTACAATCTGTCCCCAATTGGGGACAGATTGCCGGCTAACGAATCCCAGGCCCGCCCCCTTACTCAATTGGATTCTATAGAACAGCGCCGTATCTGGAAGGCGATTATAAACAGTGGCATGGAACTGACCGCACGAAATATCAAAAAATTTATTGAGTCCCAGAAAACGGTTTCGGTAAGCAAACCGGATCTGACAGATCAAATTACCAATGAATACATGGCTATTGTAAAAGCAATGCTTGAACAAGTCCGTGTGGCCCAGCATGATCATTGGCAAAAAACCTCCCGCCAGGCAGCATTGTTGTGGCACCGGGTCATATACGAAAAGATTGTATCAAAGGGGGCAGATAATGGATGA
- a CDS encoding Druantia anti-phage system protein DruA, translating to MIIHCGRKISSKELMQICETVKTFSRLSRNELVHTVCEHLGWYTASGRNKFEACLKLLQRLEAEDFIQLPEKGKGKRGPKNPKELIPTDRTRPQKELDGKLSDIGPVFLRIAQTKDEVSLVNEYLHRYHYLGYKKPFGCHLRYLIKAQDLILGCMLFGGAAKALKQRDQWIGWNAEERLRNLGFVINNGRFLIFPWVNVRHLASHILGKAVRGLLQDWEARWGYRPALLETFVDPQRFEGTCYRAANFRYLGMTSGVGLVRPGKSYTTSPKKLFVYPLVDNFRQVLCSQELIGTEVK from the coding sequence GTGATAATCCACTGTGGCCGTAAGATTAGCAGTAAGGAACTGATGCAGATTTGTGAGACGGTTAAGACTTTTTCACGACTGAGTCGAAATGAGTTGGTGCATACAGTATGTGAGCATCTGGGTTGGTATACCGCTTCAGGTAGAAATAAGTTCGAGGCCTGCCTGAAATTGCTTCAGCGTTTGGAAGCAGAAGATTTCATACAACTGCCTGAAAAAGGTAAAGGCAAGAGAGGACCGAAAAATCCCAAAGAGCTTATACCAACAGACAGAACCCGTCCTCAAAAGGAATTGGATGGTAAACTTTCAGATATTGGCCCAGTCTTTTTGAGGATCGCACAGACCAAAGACGAGGTCTCACTGGTAAATGAATACCTTCATCGCTATCATTACCTAGGTTACAAAAAACCATTTGGGTGTCATCTACGCTATCTTATCAAGGCCCAAGATTTAATCTTGGGTTGCATGTTGTTTGGTGGGGCCGCCAAGGCCTTGAAACAGCGAGATCAATGGATCGGCTGGAATGCTGAAGAGCGATTAAGGAACCTGGGATTTGTTATAAATAACGGCCGCTTTCTAATTTTTCCCTGGGTCAACGTCAGGCACTTGGCAAGTCACATATTGGGCAAAGCTGTCAGAGGCCTGCTGCAAGATTGGGAGGCGCGCTGGGGGTACCGGCCGGCGTTGCTGGAGACCTTTGTCGATCCGCAACGCTTCGAAGGGACGTGTTACCGGGCTGCAAATTTCAGATACCTTGGCATGACCAGCGGAGTTGGACTTGTCCGGCCAGGTAAAAGCTACACGACCAGTCCCAAAAAACTCTTTGTTTATCCGCTGGTGGATAATTTCCGCCAGGTTTTATGTTCCCAGGAATTGATTGGCACGGAGGTTAAATGA
- a CDS encoding transposase family protein has translation MSKPSRRPNREEIKAQNKQYKKAQRQLLQDEKAKGLQKSSRVTISNCKCRFESIEQEGRIRNETVAEHLSIFRSKLPVLLKRLAKIHDPRNPKKIKHKVSTLMIYGILTFVFQMTSCRQANREMTQPMFWQNLQFFFPELETLPHHDTLKRLLAKININQIEELHLDLITDLIRKKKFRRYLINNCYPIAIDGTGKFKRDWLWEEQCQERTIKKDDETKKQYHVYVLEANLAFRDGMTIPLMSEILSYTQGDTDNDKQDCELKAFYRLASRLKKAFPALKIMVLLDGLYAKGPVAEICRKNKWQFMIVLKDGALPSVMKEFEALSALEKEKLHRHTWGNRKQIFRWVNGIDYRFESNDKKSQILHVVECQESWKEVDRDSRKPEEKNSRHVWLSSEPLNRFNLHERCNLAARSRWCIESCILVEKHHGYVYENCFSYDWNVMKGYHVLMRLGHVFNTLARYSDRLARIIKDTGVRGLIRFMWSTMSAPWLDYTWLEKHLAAPFQLRLM, from the coding sequence ATGAGCAAACCAAGCCGAAGACCCAATCGTGAGGAGATCAAAGCCCAAAATAAGCAGTACAAAAAAGCACAAAGACAGTTGCTTCAGGATGAAAAGGCAAAGGGATTGCAGAAATCTTCTCGTGTTACAATTTCCAATTGTAAGTGTCGATTTGAAAGCATTGAGCAGGAGGGTCGCATTCGCAATGAGACTGTGGCAGAGCACCTGAGTATTTTTCGGTCCAAATTGCCTGTTTTGCTCAAGCGTCTTGCCAAAATTCATGACCCACGAAACCCCAAAAAGATAAAGCATAAAGTATCCACGCTCATGATTTATGGGATACTGACCTTTGTGTTTCAGATGACTTCTTGCCGCCAAGCCAACAGAGAAATGACTCAGCCAATGTTCTGGCAGAATCTTCAATTTTTTTTCCCGGAGCTTGAAACCCTTCCCCACCATGACACATTGAAGCGTCTATTAGCCAAGATAAACATCAATCAAATCGAAGAGCTCCATCTTGATCTGATCACAGATTTGATCCGGAAAAAGAAATTTCGACGATACCTGATCAATAACTGTTACCCAATTGCCATTGATGGTACCGGCAAATTCAAACGCGACTGGCTCTGGGAAGAACAGTGCCAGGAGCGTACTATCAAAAAAGATGATGAAACCAAGAAGCAGTATCATGTTTATGTTCTGGAAGCTAATCTTGCGTTTCGCGATGGAATGACCATTCCGCTAATGAGTGAAATATTGAGCTACACCCAGGGAGATACCGACAATGATAAACAGGATTGTGAACTCAAGGCATTTTACCGGTTGGCCTCTCGTTTGAAGAAGGCATTTCCAGCGTTGAAAATCATGGTGCTTTTGGATGGGCTTTATGCAAAGGGGCCTGTGGCAGAAATTTGCCGCAAAAACAAATGGCAATTCATGATCGTATTAAAAGATGGTGCCTTGCCCAGCGTAATGAAAGAATTTGAAGCTCTTTCGGCACTTGAAAAAGAAAAACTGCACCGGCACACATGGGGTAACCGGAAGCAGATTTTTAGATGGGTTAATGGCATCGACTACCGGTTTGAGTCAAACGATAAGAAAAGCCAGATCCTGCACGTCGTTGAGTGCCAGGAGAGTTGGAAGGAAGTTGACCGGGATAGCAGGAAACCGGAAGAAAAAAACAGTCGCCATGTGTGGCTTTCCAGCGAACCTCTGAATAGATTCAATCTTCACGAACGGTGCAACCTGGCCGCCCGATCCCGTTGGTGCATCGAAAGCTGTATTCTTGTTGAAAAACATCATGGATATGTATACGAGAACTGTTTCTCGTATGACTGGAACGTCATGAAAGGATATCATGTCCTGATGCGCCTGGGACATGTGTTCAACACTTTGGCTCGATATTCAGATCGGCTTGCCAGAATTATTAAAGATACCGGCGTAAGGGGCTTGATCCGTTTTATGTGGAGTACTATGTCCGCTCCCTGGTTGGATTATACGTGGCTGGAAAAACATTTGGCAGCCCCCTTTCAACTGCGACTGATGTGA
- a CDS encoding CHC2 zinc finger domain-containing protein: MKNRFSSRQLFELRNNIPVDMLIRDHLQIPSKIRDGYFRFLCPLCNEFQTAVNPTTNLARCFRCEKNFNTIDLVMKIKGYGFRDSILFLKQINTAPQVPVLTHEY; this comes from the coding sequence GTGAAAAACAGATTTTCATCCCGGCAATTATTTGAACTGAGAAACAATATCCCTGTAGATATGCTGATCAGGGACCATTTACAGATTCCATCCAAGATCAGAGATGGCTATTTTCGTTTTCTATGCCCTTTGTGCAATGAGTTTCAAACCGCTGTAAATCCAACCACGAACCTGGCCAGGTGCTTTAGATGCGAAAAGAATTTTAATACCATCGACCTTGTCATGAAAATCAAGGGATATGGATTCAGGGATAGTATCTTGTTTTTGAAACAAATCAATACTGCACCCCAGGTTCCAGTGCTGACGCATGAATATTAA
- a CDS encoding DUF4956 domain-containing protein, with protein sequence MIDALTLQNSSANTSFITALYTLLISFLLSTLIALVYEKTFRGLSYSRNFVQALILSAIVAATVMQAIGDSLASGLGMMGALAIIRFRTSFKDPKDIIFMFASLASGIAAGVGGYDIAVVGTVGFCVAAFILYYSPFGQTGYYDGMLRFNMENDPESKEKLNNILQNNCKIFALITLRDIAQGSRLDYAYHIKMKYKKGKEELLEELNGIGHIKGVSLLLQETTVEL encoded by the coding sequence ATGATTGATGCATTAACCCTGCAAAACAGCTCTGCAAATACGTCATTCATCACGGCACTTTATACGCTGCTGATCTCGTTTCTTCTCTCCACTCTCATTGCCCTGGTGTATGAAAAAACGTTTCGGGGTCTTTCCTACTCAAGGAATTTTGTACAGGCTCTGATTCTCAGCGCCATTGTGGCTGCAACGGTGATGCAGGCCATTGGCGACAGCCTTGCAAGCGGTCTTGGTATGATGGGCGCACTGGCCATCATCCGGTTTCGTACCAGTTTCAAAGATCCAAAGGATATCATTTTTATGTTTGCGTCACTGGCTTCCGGCATTGCCGCCGGAGTAGGGGGGTACGATATAGCCGTTGTGGGAACGGTTGGATTTTGCGTGGCCGCCTTTATTCTTTACTACTCTCCTTTTGGGCAGACTGGTTACTATGATGGCATGTTGCGATTTAATATGGAAAATGATCCGGAAAGCAAAGAGAAACTCAATAACATCCTGCAAAATAACTGCAAGATCTTTGCATTGATCACCCTGCGTGATATTGCCCAGGGCAGTCGTCTCGACTATGCCTACCACATTAAAATGAAATATAAAAAAGGCAAAGAGGAACTGCTGGAGGAACTCAATGGCATCGGGCACATCAAAGGCGTCAGCCTCCTGTTGCAGGAAACTACGGTGGAATTGTAA